Proteins from a single region of Vicinamibacteria bacterium:
- the treS gene encoding maltose alpha-D-glucosyltransferase, with the protein MTRRRHHPGLSADPLWYKDAIIYEVHVRAFRDSNADGIGDFNGLIRQLDYLEELGVTAIWLLPFYPSPLKDDGYDIADYTDVNPSYGTLADFRRFLREAHRRGLRVITELVINHTSSEHPWFQRAREAPPGSRYRDFYVWSDTPERYPEARIIFKDFETSNWTWDSVAKAYYWHRFYSHQPDLNFDNPEVQEEVFKVLDFWMSMGVDGMRLDAVPYLFEREGTNCENLPQTHAFLKKLRSYIDSRHRGRMLLAEANQWPEDAASYFGDGDECHMNFHFPLMPRMFMALHLEDRFPIIDILEQTPEVHSTCQWATFLRNHDELTLEMVTDEDRDYMWRVYAEDTQARINLGIRRRLAPLLGTRRKIELLNALLFSLPGTPVLYYGDEIGMGDNIYVGDRDGVRTPMQWSPDRNAGFSRANPQKLFLPIIVDPEYHYEARNVETQHANPSSFLWWMRRLIAQRTRHKAFGRGELRILHPENKKVLAFVRSFEEERILVVANLSRYSQHVELALQDYAGLVPEELFGRVAFPPIREQPYFLSLSPHTFFWFELTAPSADAGGAIEIPELGKVDQAGQLLTASLRERIEEVLPLYLRRQRWFRSKTRRIQMARIVEEMNGSSNWVALLVMVHFYEGQDELYFIPLAWSEGDAAQEILTNNARSAVAVATLSSGNDDEIVHIVLHDAALSERFSKELLHLLASKRVLRAKQGRFLAWARNLEDSDDDSPGPPRAQTGEQTNTSIVFGDRYILKLQRVVEAGVNCDPEIVRFLNERTAFKHVPELLATLDYQTAGREPASVAVLQRYVPNRGDAWQFTLETLDRYYEHVLAHPAHARPPSSSGPLLKQAAEEPSELLGEALGHYVPVVRLLGQRTAELHGALASERRHPAFAPEPFSELHQRSLYQAARPRLAEALDLLRRWLPRLPEAERARARTITERESLIYKRLRRITARKIEALRIRCHGDYHLGQILYTGRDFVIIDFEGEPARPISERRFKRCPLRDVAGMLRSFHYAATAALKRRKEPAGKIETLEPWARGWVHWVSAYYLRAYLESPAAEPFLPRSREDVEDLLQFYLLEKCFYELRYELNHRPEWVSIPLLGLADLLDEEEAAR; encoded by the coding sequence ATGACGCGACGTCGCCATCACCCCGGGCTGAGCGCTGACCCTCTCTGGTACAAGGACGCCATCATCTACGAGGTTCACGTCCGCGCGTTTCGCGATTCGAACGCCGACGGAATCGGGGACTTCAACGGGTTGATCCGCCAGCTCGACTATCTGGAGGAGCTCGGCGTGACCGCGATATGGCTGCTGCCCTTCTACCCCTCCCCCCTGAAGGACGACGGCTACGATATCGCGGACTACACCGACGTTAACCCTTCCTACGGCACGCTCGCGGATTTCAGGAGATTCCTACGAGAGGCGCACCGCCGCGGACTTCGCGTCATAACCGAGCTCGTCATCAACCATACTTCGAGCGAGCATCCCTGGTTTCAGCGCGCCCGCGAAGCTCCTCCCGGGAGTCGCTACCGAGACTTCTACGTTTGGAGCGACACCCCGGAGCGCTATCCCGAGGCCCGGATCATTTTCAAGGACTTCGAGACCTCGAACTGGACGTGGGACTCGGTCGCCAAAGCCTACTACTGGCATCGATTCTACTCGCATCAACCCGACTTGAATTTCGACAACCCCGAAGTTCAGGAAGAGGTCTTCAAGGTCCTCGATTTCTGGATGTCGATGGGTGTCGATGGCATGAGGCTCGATGCCGTGCCCTATCTCTTCGAGCGCGAAGGGACGAACTGCGAGAACCTCCCGCAGACCCATGCCTTCCTGAAGAAGCTTCGCTCCTACATCGATAGTCGGCATCGGGGCCGTATGCTCCTCGCCGAGGCGAACCAGTGGCCCGAGGATGCCGCCTCCTACTTCGGCGACGGCGACGAGTGCCATATGAACTTCCACTTTCCCCTGATGCCGAGGATGTTCATGGCCCTGCATCTCGAGGATCGATTCCCTATCATCGACATCCTCGAACAAACGCCCGAAGTCCATTCGACCTGTCAGTGGGCGACCTTTCTGCGCAACCACGACGAGCTCACCCTGGAGATGGTGACCGACGAGGACCGGGACTACATGTGGCGAGTCTATGCCGAGGACACACAAGCCCGGATCAACCTCGGCATTAGACGGCGGCTCGCCCCTCTCCTCGGCACCCGGCGCAAGATCGAGCTCTTGAACGCGCTTCTGTTCTCTCTCCCCGGCACCCCGGTTCTCTATTACGGGGACGAGATCGGCATGGGTGACAATATCTACGTTGGTGACCGGGATGGAGTTCGGACACCGATGCAGTGGAGTCCCGATCGCAACGCCGGCTTCTCCCGCGCCAATCCTCAGAAGCTCTTTCTCCCCATCATCGTCGATCCCGAGTACCACTACGAGGCCCGTAACGTCGAGACCCAGCATGCGAATCCATCCTCTTTCCTCTGGTGGATGAGGCGCCTGATCGCCCAGCGAACGCGGCACAAGGCGTTCGGACGAGGTGAGCTCCGGATCCTGCATCCGGAGAACAAGAAGGTCCTTGCCTTCGTTCGCTCCTTCGAGGAAGAGCGCATACTCGTCGTGGCGAACCTTTCCCGCTACAGCCAGCACGTGGAGCTGGCCCTGCAGGACTACGCCGGGCTGGTGCCGGAGGAGCTCTTCGGCCGCGTTGCTTTTCCGCCGATCAGGGAACAGCCTTATTTTCTCTCGCTGAGCCCTCATACCTTCTTCTGGTTCGAGCTCACGGCGCCATCGGCCGACGCGGGCGGAGCGATCGAGATTCCCGAGCTTGGCAAGGTCGACCAGGCTGGGCAATTGCTTACCGCTTCGCTTCGGGAACGAATCGAAGAGGTGCTTCCGCTTTACCTCCGTCGACAGCGATGGTTTCGCTCGAAGACCCGGCGAATCCAGATGGCCCGGATCGTCGAGGAAATGAACGGCTCCTCGAATTGGGTCGCTCTCCTCGTCATGGTGCATTTCTACGAAGGGCAGGACGAGCTCTACTTCATCCCCCTGGCCTGGTCCGAGGGCGACGCCGCGCAAGAGATTCTCACGAACAATGCTCGAAGCGCGGTCGCCGTGGCGACATTGTCGAGCGGGAACGATGACGAAATCGTCCATATCGTGCTCCACGATGCCGCTTTGTCGGAGCGCTTTTCCAAAGAACTGTTGCATCTGCTCGCATCGAAGCGAGTCCTTCGCGCGAAGCAGGGTCGATTTCTCGCCTGGGCCCGCAATTTGGAAGACAGCGATGACGATTCGCCCGGCCCACCGCGTGCTCAAACCGGAGAGCAGACGAACACCAGCATCGTGTTCGGCGATCGCTATATCCTCAAACTGCAGCGCGTTGTCGAGGCGGGGGTCAACTGTGACCCCGAGATCGTCCGGTTTCTCAACGAACGCACAGCTTTCAAACACGTTCCCGAGCTCCTGGCCACGCTCGATTATCAAACGGCAGGGCGAGAGCCTGCGAGCGTCGCCGTGCTTCAACGGTACGTCCCCAACCGGGGGGATGCGTGGCAGTTCACCCTGGAGACGCTCGATCGTTACTACGAGCACGTCTTGGCGCATCCGGCTCACGCTCGCCCCCCCTCGAGCTCCGGCCCTCTCTTGAAGCAGGCCGCCGAGGAGCCTTCCGAGCTTCTGGGGGAGGCCCTCGGCCATTACGTGCCCGTCGTCAGGCTCCTGGGCCAGCGGACCGCCGAGCTTCACGGGGCACTGGCCTCGGAACGGCGTCACCCGGCCTTCGCTCCGGAGCCTTTTTCAGAGCTCCACCAGCGATCCCTCTATCAGGCGGCTCGTCCGCGTCTCGCAGAAGCGCTCGACCTGCTGCGACGATGGCTTCCGCGACTCCCCGAGGCCGAGCGCGCCCGAGCGCGGACCATCACCGAGCGGGAGAGCCTCATCTACAAGCGACTGCGCCGTATCACCGCCCGAAAGATCGAGGCGCTCCGGATCCGGTGCCATGGCGATTATCATCTTGGCCAGATTCTCTACACCGGAAGGGACTTCGTCATCATCGACTTCGAGGGAGAGCCCGCCCGGCCCATCAGCGAGCGGCGATTCAAGCGATGTCCGCTTCGCGACGTCGCTGGGATGCTGCGTTCCTTCCACTACGCGGCAACCGCGGCGCTGAAGCGCCGAAAGGAGCCAGCGGGCAAGATCGAGACGCTCGAGCCTTGGGCTCGCGGGTGGGTGCACTGGGTGAGCGCTTATTACCTGCGGGCCTACCTCGAGTCCCCCGCAGCCGAGCCGTTCCTTCCCCGAAGCCGCGAAGACGTCGAGGATCTGCTGCAGTTCTATCTGCTCGAAAAATGCTTCTACGAGCTCCGATACGAGCTGAATCATCGTCCCGAGTGGGTCTCGATACCCCTTCTGGGGCTCGCCGACCTTCTCGACGAAGAGGAGGCCGCACGGTGA